One genomic window of Hymenobacter sp. J193 includes the following:
- a CDS encoding DUF885 domain-containing protein: MKHSYLLASALALVTLPACSPDSTTSSVIETTPDARFDQYKQQFIDSLWYYNPEWASSQGYHRYDSVLLIPTVARRQVEAAALARRGRELARFPVQELSVNNQTDYRLLENHLASARFYADTLRDWQWNPASYNLGASVGEILNGRYQPLDRRLRSISLKINRAADFYEAAKDNIERPTKEHTELAILQNEGGLAVFGQALSDSVAKSGLSAREKQDLTGRIATTQLVIESYLRFLRQDVLPAGKFRSFRLGKILFDRKFALDIQASLSAEQVYQQARQHRQELLRDMKQRAARLWPKYFPGQPAPTDSLALVKQVIGKLSTRHATPAGFVQAVRDQMPTLVKWVNDHQLLTQDLSKPLVVRETPLYMRGSGAGASISAPGPYDKAANTYYNVDPLTGQPAAQAESYLREYNQYLLQILNIHEAIPGHYTQLVYANRSPSLVKSIFGNGAMIEGWAVYTERMMLESGYGGNTDEIWLAWDKWNMRVTLNTILDHEVHVNNLAEKQAVAMLLRDGFQEEAEARNKWRRATLSQVQLSSYFTGSTEILALREELRRQQGNAFKLKAFHEQLLSYGSAPVKYIRQMMLRRS; the protein is encoded by the coding sequence ATGAAACACTCCTACTTACTGGCATCAGCCCTGGCCCTGGTCACGCTGCCCGCCTGCTCGCCCGACTCCACCACTTCCAGCGTCATCGAGACGACGCCCGACGCCCGCTTCGACCAGTACAAGCAGCAGTTCATCGACTCGCTGTGGTACTACAACCCCGAGTGGGCTAGCTCCCAGGGCTACCACCGCTACGACTCGGTGCTGCTGATTCCGACCGTGGCGCGGCGGCAGGTGGAAGCAGCGGCTCTGGCCCGGCGTGGGCGCGAGCTGGCCCGGTTTCCGGTTCAGGAGCTGTCGGTGAACAACCAGACCGACTACCGGCTGCTGGAAAACCACCTGGCCTCGGCCCGCTTCTACGCCGATACCCTGCGCGACTGGCAGTGGAACCCGGCCAGCTACAACCTGGGGGCGTCGGTGGGCGAAATCCTGAATGGCCGCTACCAGCCCCTCGACCGGCGGCTGCGGTCCATCAGCCTGAAAATTAACCGCGCCGCCGACTTTTATGAGGCGGCCAAGGACAACATCGAGCGGCCAACCAAGGAGCACACCGAGCTGGCCATTCTGCAAAATGAAGGCGGCTTGGCCGTATTCGGGCAGGCCCTGTCCGATTCGGTGGCGAAGTCGGGGCTCAGTGCGCGGGAAAAGCAGGACCTCACGGGCCGCATAGCCACCACCCAGCTGGTGATTGAAAGCTACCTGCGCTTTTTGCGCCAGGATGTGCTCCCGGCCGGGAAATTTCGCTCGTTTCGCTTGGGCAAAATCCTGTTCGACCGCAAGTTTGCGCTGGATATCCAGGCCAGCCTGTCGGCCGAGCAGGTGTACCAGCAAGCCCGCCAGCACCGCCAGGAGCTGCTGCGCGACATGAAGCAGCGGGCAGCCCGCCTCTGGCCCAAGTACTTTCCCGGCCAGCCCGCGCCCACCGACTCGCTGGCGCTGGTAAAACAGGTGATTGGCAAGCTTTCAACCCGGCACGCCACGCCGGCTGGCTTTGTGCAGGCGGTGCGCGACCAAATGCCCACGCTGGTAAAATGGGTTAACGACCACCAGCTGCTGACGCAGGACCTCAGCAAGCCGCTGGTGGTGCGCGAAACGCCGCTGTATATGCGCGGCAGCGGCGCGGGCGCCAGCATTTCGGCTCCCGGTCCCTATGATAAGGCCGCCAACACCTATTATAATGTGGACCCGCTCACGGGTCAACCCGCGGCCCAGGCCGAAAGCTACCTGCGCGAGTACAACCAATACCTGCTCCAGATTCTCAACATTCACGAAGCTATTCCGGGCCACTACACCCAGCTGGTGTATGCCAACCGCAGCCCGTCCCTGGTGAAATCCATCTTCGGCAATGGGGCTATGATAGAAGGCTGGGCCGTGTACACCGAGCGGATGATGCTGGAAAGCGGCTACGGCGGCAATACTGATGAAATCTGGCTGGCCTGGGATAAATGGAACATGCGCGTGACGCTCAATACCATCCTCGACCACGAAGTGCACGTGAACAACCTGGCGGAAAAACAAGCCGTGGCCATGCTGCTGCGCGACGGATTTCAGGAAGAAGCCGAGGCCCGCAACAAATGGCGCCGGGCCACGCTTAGCCAGGTGCAGCTCAGCAGCTACTTTACCGGCTCCACCGAAATCCTGGCTTTGCGGGAGGAGTTGCGCCGGCAGCAGGGCAACGCGTTCAAGCTGAAAGCCTTTCATGAGCAGCTGCTGAGCTACGGCAGTGCCCCGGTAAAGTACATCCGGCAGATGATGCTGAGGCGTTCCTAG
- a CDS encoding NAD-dependent succinate-semialdehyde dehydrogenase — MAIESYNPYTGRVLRRFRAFSWSKTERILEQAYRAAAEWRTTSFAHRARLMQRAAALLRERQDELARIMALEMGKPVADGRAEVQKCALTCEYYAQHAEAFLADEEIKTEARRSFIAHEPLGVVLAIMPWNFPFWQVVRFAAPALMAGNVGLLKHASNVPQCALALEKIFHDAGFPPATFRTLLIGSDLVGRLIEDDRVRAVTLTGSEPAGAEVAATAGRQIKKTVLELGGSDAFIVLADADLELAAQTAAQARMINAGQSCIAAKRFIVEKPVVKEFISKMKTHLLALRTGDPLLESTQYGPLARPDLADELTQQVEDSVRQGAKVELYGGQSQPGTALFRPIILSNIKPGQRAYSEELFGPVALILEARDADDAIRLANDSRFGLGASIWTKDAQHGQELARRVEAGAVFVNSMVKSSPEMPFGGVKKSGYGRELSHLGIREFVNQKSVWVSGEASGKQKKVE; from the coding sequence ATGGCTATCGAATCCTACAACCCTTATACCGGCCGGGTGTTGCGCCGCTTTCGCGCCTTCAGCTGGTCGAAGACCGAGCGTATTCTGGAGCAGGCCTACCGGGCCGCGGCCGAATGGCGCACCACGTCCTTTGCCCACCGCGCCCGCCTGATGCAGCGGGCCGCCGCGCTGCTGCGCGAACGGCAGGACGAGCTGGCTCGCATCATGGCCCTGGAAATGGGCAAACCCGTGGCCGATGGGCGCGCTGAGGTGCAGAAGTGCGCCCTCACCTGCGAGTACTACGCCCAACACGCCGAGGCCTTCTTGGCCGACGAGGAAATCAAGACGGAAGCGCGCCGCAGCTTTATTGCGCACGAGCCCCTGGGCGTGGTGCTGGCTATTATGCCCTGGAATTTTCCCTTCTGGCAAGTGGTGCGCTTTGCCGCCCCCGCCCTCATGGCCGGCAACGTGGGCCTGCTCAAGCACGCTTCCAACGTGCCGCAGTGCGCCCTGGCGCTGGAAAAGATTTTTCACGACGCCGGCTTTCCGCCCGCTACGTTCCGCACTCTGCTCATTGGCTCCGACTTAGTTGGCCGGCTGATTGAGGACGACCGGGTGCGCGCTGTGACGCTTACCGGCTCGGAGCCAGCCGGTGCCGAAGTGGCCGCCACCGCCGGCCGTCAGATCAAAAAAACCGTGCTGGAGCTGGGCGGCTCCGATGCCTTTATCGTGCTGGCGGATGCCGACTTGGAACTGGCTGCCCAAACCGCCGCCCAGGCTCGCATGATCAACGCCGGGCAGAGCTGCATTGCGGCCAAGCGCTTTATCGTGGAGAAGCCGGTGGTAAAGGAGTTTATTTCGAAGATGAAGACCCACCTGCTGGCTTTGCGCACCGGCGACCCGCTCCTGGAATCCACCCAGTACGGCCCCCTGGCCCGCCCCGATCTGGCCGATGAGCTTACCCAGCAGGTAGAAGACTCCGTGCGGCAGGGCGCCAAAGTGGAGCTGTACGGGGGCCAGAGCCAGCCCGGCACGGCCCTTTTCCGCCCCATCATTCTATCCAACATCAAGCCCGGCCAGCGGGCCTATTCGGAGGAGCTGTTCGGCCCGGTAGCCCTTATTCTGGAAGCCCGTGACGCCGACGATGCCATCCGCCTCGCCAACGACTCCCGCTTTGGCCTGGGCGCCTCCATCTGGACAAAGGATGCGCAGCACGGTCAAGAGCTGGCCCGCCGGGTTGAAGCGGGCGCGGTATTCGTGAACAGCATGGTGAAATCCTCACCTGAAATGCCGTTTGGGGGCGTGAAGAAGTCGGGTTATGGCCGGGAGCTTTCCCACCTGGGCATCCGGGAGTTTGTCAACCAAAAGTCCGTCTGGGTAAGTGGCGAGGCGTCGGGAAAGCAGAAAAAGGTGGAGTAG
- a CDS encoding YdcF family protein — translation MFFLLSKLLSVALLPVVWLVLLAVAAVFDWRPEWRRRWRYALLALVLVSTNLALANEAMRAWELPAVRLSQLPTHDAGVLLTGITNQREPNDRVYLATGADRLMHTIWLYRAGKIKRIIITGGSGRLRGPVASRSEAQELAVLLRLAKVPTSAILLENQSHNTRENALFTRQLLARHPDIKSLTLITSAFHQRRALGCFRQVGLNATPFPADFRSVDRSIGLDYWLIPSVDALELWTQLLHEISGYLTYKLLGYC, via the coding sequence GTGTTTTTTCTGCTGTCCAAACTTCTTTCTGTTGCGCTACTGCCGGTTGTGTGGCTGGTGCTGCTGGCCGTAGCTGCCGTGTTCGACTGGCGCCCGGAGTGGCGGCGCCGCTGGCGCTACGCGCTGCTGGCCCTGGTGCTGGTGAGTACCAACCTGGCGCTGGCTAATGAGGCAATGCGCGCCTGGGAGCTGCCCGCCGTGCGCCTCAGCCAGCTTCCCACGCACGATGCCGGGGTGCTGCTCACCGGTATTACCAACCAGCGGGAGCCCAACGACCGGGTGTACCTGGCTACCGGCGCCGACCGGCTGATGCACACTATTTGGCTGTACCGGGCCGGCAAGATCAAGCGCATCATTATCACTGGGGGTTCCGGCCGGTTACGTGGGCCGGTTGCCAGCCGCTCGGAGGCACAGGAACTGGCGGTACTGCTGCGCCTAGCCAAGGTGCCGACTTCGGCTATTCTGCTGGAAAACCAGAGCCACAATACCCGCGAAAACGCGCTGTTCACCAGACAGTTGCTGGCCCGTCATCCCGATATCAAGAGCCTCACGCTCATCACTTCGGCCTTTCATCAGCGCCGGGCGCTGGGTTGCTTCCGGCAGGTGGGCCTGAACGCTACGCCCTTTCCCGCCGATTTTCGCAGCGTAGACCGCAGCATTGGGCTTGACTACTGGCTTATCCCGTCGGTGGATGCCCTGGAGCTTTGGACGCAGCTGCTCCACGAAATCAGCGGCTACCTCACCTACAAGCTGCTGGGGTACTGTTAA
- a CDS encoding co-chaperone YbbN: MKVTHRQSIIDTDDAGLRRYVHDHLKVFVEFTSGNCPICELLAPPFAQVADEAEFEDILFLRLDSDENPVARKMMDDQAAPFFVAYCQGRVLTCDALTREEEMRAMLETLRHYQPLSA, encoded by the coding sequence ATGAAAGTTACCCATCGTCAAAGCATTATCGATACCGATGATGCGGGCCTGCGCCGCTACGTGCACGACCACCTCAAGGTATTTGTTGAGTTCACCTCCGGCAACTGTCCTATCTGCGAGCTGCTGGCTCCGCCCTTCGCCCAGGTTGCCGATGAAGCCGAGTTTGAAGATATTCTGTTTCTGCGCCTGGACTCCGACGAAAATCCCGTGGCCAGGAAAATGATGGATGATCAGGCCGCCCCGTTCTTTGTGGCTTACTGCCAGGGCCGGGTGCTCACCTGCGACGCCCTGACGCGGGAAGAAGAAATGCGCGCCATGCTGGAAACGCTGCGCCACTACCAGCCCCTGTCGGCATAG